The Spirosoma radiotolerans genome has a window encoding:
- a CDS encoding Ada metal-binding domain-containing protein translates to MIRHVELGATPISRLRTLSALVGIGRVSLGGNRPGKIYGLLTCRAGKRMNVANRVFFSDEAEAILAGFRPCAVCLPAQYKAWQREQ, encoded by the coding sequence ATGATTCGGCATGTCGAATTAGGTGCAACGCCCATTTCCAGATTACGAACGTTATCGGCCCTTGTGGGCATTGGTCGGGTCAGCCTGGGTGGCAATCGGCCGGGCAAAATTTATGGCCTGCTGACCTGCCGCGCAGGCAAGCGCATGAACGTTGCTAACCGAGTCTTTTTTAGCGATGAAGCCGAGGCCATTCTGGCAGGCTTCCGGCCCTGCGCGGTTTGCCTGCCCGCCCAATACAAGGCCTGGCAGCGGGAGCAGTAG
- a CDS encoding 2OG-Fe(II) oxygenase: MNVTNIDWPLYRHTLSDTGFALLPAVLSSDECQEVAALFDTPTLFRKTIVMQNHGYGRGEYKYFTYPLPPLIDVLRHRLFREFAPVANEWHGKLGISLRYPTDLDEWLKTCHEAGQTRPTPLILTYGPGDWNALHQDMYGALYFPFQAVLFLNEPGQDYAGGEFVMLEQRPRMQSKATVLLPKQGQILLFTTKFRPAKSARGHYRVAMRHGVSEVREGNRVTVGLIFHDAA; the protein is encoded by the coding sequence ATGAACGTAACCAATATTGATTGGCCTCTGTATCGACACACGCTGTCCGACACTGGATTCGCTCTGTTGCCAGCTGTTCTATCGTCCGATGAATGCCAGGAAGTAGCCGCCCTGTTCGATACGCCAACCCTGTTCCGCAAAACGATTGTGATGCAGAACCATGGCTATGGCCGTGGCGAGTACAAATACTTCACGTATCCGCTGCCGCCCCTAATTGACGTTCTTCGGCACCGGTTATTCAGGGAGTTCGCACCTGTAGCCAACGAATGGCATGGGAAACTTGGCATCAGTCTACGCTACCCAACTGACCTTGACGAATGGCTCAAAACCTGTCATGAAGCGGGACAGACGCGCCCAACACCCCTGATTTTAACATACGGTCCCGGCGACTGGAACGCACTTCATCAGGATATGTATGGTGCGTTATACTTCCCGTTTCAGGCCGTTTTATTCCTGAACGAACCGGGGCAGGACTACGCTGGCGGTGAATTTGTTATGCTCGAACAACGCCCCCGGATGCAATCGAAGGCGACCGTTTTGCTACCGAAACAGGGACAGATTTTACTTTTTACCACCAAATTCAGGCCGGCCAAAAGCGCAAGAGGTCATTACCGCGTGGCCATGCGGCATGGGGTCAGCGAAGTTAGAGAAGGCAATCGCGTTACTGTTGGGTTGATCTTTCACGATGCCGCATGA
- a CDS encoding methylated-DNA--[protein]-cysteine S-methyltransferase, whose translation MNTNNPYTYQQIARAIEQLTATFRQQPSLGELAETANLSEFHFQRLFTEWAGVSPKKFSQYLTLEHAKTRLRNGAALVDAAYDAGLSGTGRLHDLFVTIEGVTPGQFKQAGSGLVMAYGLFESPFGPYVLGAINGKIALLHFLNTEDEAEAILTAAWPEVTYENNPAALQPLADQVFPSMAITTAGSEPTTQPAQRIPVLLRGSAFQLKVWEALLKIPEGQLASYDQIATDIGQPTASRAVGTAIGSNPIGYLIPCHRVIKKTGLFGGYRWGVDRKQAMLGWEAAQTDK comes from the coding sequence ATGAACACGAACAACCCGTATACGTATCAACAGATTGCCCGGGCCATAGAACAATTAACAGCTACGTTCCGCCAACAGCCGTCACTGGGCGAACTGGCCGAAACAGCGAACCTGAGCGAGTTTCATTTCCAGCGGTTATTCACGGAATGGGCGGGTGTAAGTCCGAAGAAATTCAGCCAGTACCTGACGCTCGAACATGCCAAAACCAGGTTGCGCAACGGAGCCGCGTTAGTCGATGCCGCCTATGACGCTGGCCTGTCAGGCACGGGTCGGTTACATGACCTGTTCGTAACCATTGAAGGCGTAACGCCGGGTCAGTTTAAGCAGGCTGGCTCGGGACTGGTGATGGCTTATGGCTTATTCGAGAGTCCGTTTGGCCCGTACGTGCTGGGCGCTATCAACGGAAAAATCGCGCTCCTGCACTTCCTGAATACTGAAGATGAAGCCGAGGCCATCTTGACAGCGGCATGGCCCGAAGTTACCTACGAAAACAATCCGGCGGCTTTACAGCCACTGGCCGATCAGGTTTTCCCGTCAATGGCTATAACAACCGCTGGCAGTGAACCCACGACACAGCCGGCACAACGAATACCGGTTTTACTACGTGGGTCGGCTTTTCAACTCAAGGTCTGGGAGGCACTGCTGAAAATCCCGGAAGGACAACTGGCTAGCTATGACCAGATTGCAACCGACATTGGACAACCCACAGCCTCCCGGGCGGTCGGGACAGCGATTGGGTCAAACCCCATTGGATACCTGATTCCCTGCCACCGGGTCATCAAAAAAACCGGCCTGTTTGGTGGGTATCGCTGGGGTGTTGACCGCAAACAGGCTATGCTCGGCTGGGAGGCCGCCCAAACTGATAAATAA